A genomic window from Agrobacterium tumefaciens includes:
- a CDS encoding ABC transporter permease encodes MHQEKRGREFYILAFFFALFVLFLYGPLSAILILAFQGPNGGLTFPLNGVSLHWFGNLFEQQAVGDFGGSFRRSFGLGLMVMIVTVFVSLLAGLAFRRKFIGATPLFYLSVASLVVPSIIISLGIGVLFQQLGLEPSWYTSAFGAHLTWTLPFGVLIMLAVFNRFSPSYEEAARDLGASSWQTFAHVVLPMIAPSLIGVGLFGFTLSYDEFARTLMTAGTYNTLPLEIYGMTTNVTTPVLYALGAVTTLFSFLVIAGTLGLIVTLNRRHSRG; translated from the coding sequence ATGCATCAGGAAAAACGCGGCCGCGAATTCTACATCCTCGCTTTCTTTTTCGCCCTTTTCGTGCTGTTCCTTTACGGCCCGCTGTCGGCCATCCTCATCCTCGCTTTTCAGGGACCGAATGGCGGCCTGACTTTTCCGCTGAATGGCGTTTCGCTGCACTGGTTCGGTAATCTCTTCGAACAGCAGGCGGTGGGCGATTTCGGCGGCTCGTTCCGCCGCTCCTTCGGGCTTGGCCTGATGGTCATGATCGTCACCGTTTTCGTATCGCTTCTGGCGGGCCTTGCCTTCCGACGAAAATTCATCGGCGCGACACCGCTTTTTTATCTCTCCGTTGCCAGCCTGGTGGTTCCGTCAATCATCATTTCGCTTGGCATTGGTGTTCTTTTCCAACAGCTTGGGCTGGAGCCTTCATGGTATACATCAGCTTTTGGCGCGCATCTCACCTGGACGCTGCCATTTGGCGTGCTCATCATGCTGGCCGTGTTCAACCGCTTCTCGCCATCCTATGAGGAGGCAGCCCGTGACCTTGGCGCGTCCTCCTGGCAAACATTTGCCCATGTGGTGCTGCCGATGATCGCGCCGAGCCTGATCGGCGTCGGCCTGTTCGGCTTCACGCTTTCCTATGACGAATTCGCCCGCACGCTGATGACGGCGGGAACCTACAACACCCTGCCGCTGGAAATCTACGGCATGACCACCAATGTCACGACGCCGGTGCTTTATGCGCTCGGAGCCGTAACGACCCTGTTCTCCTTCCTGGTGATCGCAGGCACGCTCGGCCTGATCGTTACCTTGAACCGCCGCCATTCACGCGGATAA
- a CDS encoding aspartate/glutamate racemase family protein gives MRILIINPNTTHSMTETIADAAIRVSNPETEILAVTSSMGPVSIEGYYDEVFAVPGLLLELARAPALGADAAIIACFDDTGLDAARALADIPVIGICEAAVSATAFIAQKFTIVTTMERSRLPLEHLVHRYGMSSRCNVRAADIPVLSLEESGSNARERLREEISLALKNDGAEAIVLGCAGMADLTAELRSEFGVPVIDGVAAAVKQAEALVAMGLSTAKRGAYATPVVKPYRGLLETFQPDRIVASSGGHGERHGLELSDHKTTKAS, from the coding sequence ATGCGCATCCTCATCATCAATCCGAATACGACGCATTCCATGACTGAGACGATCGCCGATGCGGCGATCCGTGTATCCAACCCCGAAACGGAAATTCTGGCCGTCACCTCATCCATGGGGCCTGTCTCCATAGAAGGATATTACGACGAGGTTTTCGCCGTGCCCGGCCTGCTGCTGGAGCTTGCCAGGGCGCCGGCGCTCGGTGCGGATGCTGCTATCATCGCCTGTTTCGATGATACCGGGCTCGATGCGGCACGGGCGCTCGCCGATATACCGGTTATCGGTATCTGCGAGGCCGCGGTTTCCGCCACCGCCTTCATCGCGCAGAAGTTCACCATCGTCACGACGATGGAGCGGTCACGGCTGCCGCTCGAACATCTCGTCCATCGCTACGGCATGTCTTCCCGTTGCAATGTGCGTGCCGCCGATATTCCCGTCCTGTCGCTGGAAGAGTCCGGTTCAAATGCCCGCGAGAGGTTGCGCGAAGAGATTTCGCTGGCGCTGAAGAATGACGGGGCGGAGGCGATCGTGCTCGGCTGTGCCGGCATGGCGGACCTTACCGCCGAACTGCGCAGCGAATTCGGCGTGCCCGTCATCGATGGCGTCGCCGCCGCCGTCAAGCAGGCCGAAGCGCTGGTGGCCATGGGTCTTTCGACGGCCAAACGCGGCGCTTATGCCACGCCGGTCGTCAAGCCCTATCGCGGATTGCTGGAAACATTCCAGCCGGACCGCATCGTGGCTTCCTCAGGCGGCCATGGAGAGCGTCACGGTTTGGAACTCTCCGACCATAAAACAACGAAGGCGAGCTGA
- a CDS encoding tyrosyl-tRNA deacylase, with amino-acid sequence MKMNNVVNLESRVTKLNSAIDADVEAIVSKPEFALPKADTALVRYYVDKIQGTYDVERAKRDTDNAIDLLYIAYNTTPQEEGKIRGRISAIMDSLIKAQQNSEITMRHAMDIANRVRISVDDLFPDWLDVREGNDQAEIKAFVSNDLIKLAKDIRDRALEVRDDLLEVAATYDGIIKATAQITDASEMVLSKRLEDKATMEREIREADARRQQLESLVNDLKMQVAEFEKKAREYEKRANTAEQRAFIMSIVRVGAQMISSAIPAIAMAAGGPASMLASSVGGALSGQSRGGQDADGQGQGGGSRTPTTGGDKTDAAATQSRLSEQKAELRKSEEKRDTLKTDIKSLEDSRSVLAKDAEGTDPKSSKAVELAELDKRLTARAAELKAQEEKIASQQTLISSLQASLDALDKGLGKLTDEQQQQAASLRDMQMKMIDKAEAYENERRTQAAELIKINALLKGKQAEDDKIKLAVQSLNVSITALKRMKEIIEEIAFFFKSFADFMQAVADDAAHQIKAIDNVAELEVIRKNRLAQLVRSVNEFFVRQTGQWYAVASVSERFNRSFADGWSKLNKLQGKYLTGTDLTNYLAEASEKVSVIVAEREAAAEAKIASLQAYRQDLSKTA; translated from the coding sequence ATGAAAATGAACAATGTCGTCAATCTTGAAAGCCGGGTAACCAAATTGAACAGCGCGATCGACGCCGATGTCGAGGCGATCGTGTCGAAGCCGGAATTCGCCCTTCCCAAGGCGGATACGGCGCTCGTCCGGTATTATGTCGACAAGATCCAGGGAACCTACGATGTCGAGCGCGCCAAGCGCGACACCGACAATGCGATCGACCTGCTCTACATCGCCTATAACACCACGCCGCAGGAGGAAGGCAAAATTCGCGGCCGCATCAGCGCCATCATGGACAGCTTGATAAAGGCGCAGCAGAACAGTGAAATCACCATGAGACATGCGATGGATATTGCCAATCGCGTGCGCATTTCAGTTGACGATCTCTTCCCGGACTGGCTGGACGTCCGCGAGGGGAATGATCAAGCCGAGATCAAGGCTTTCGTCTCCAACGACTTGATCAAGCTTGCGAAAGATATCCGCGACAGGGCGCTGGAAGTGCGGGACGATCTGCTTGAGGTCGCCGCCACCTATGATGGCATCATCAAGGCGACGGCACAGATCACCGATGCGAGCGAAATGGTCTTGAGCAAGCGTCTCGAAGACAAGGCGACGATGGAGCGGGAAATCCGCGAGGCTGACGCGCGGCGTCAACAGCTGGAATCGCTTGTGAACGATCTGAAGATGCAGGTTGCGGAGTTCGAAAAGAAGGCCCGTGAATATGAAAAGCGGGCCAATACCGCCGAGCAGCGTGCTTTCATCATGTCGATCGTCCGGGTTGGCGCACAGATGATTTCAAGCGCCATTCCCGCAATCGCCATGGCGGCGGGCGGCCCGGCCTCCATGCTGGCCTCATCGGTCGGCGGCGCGCTTTCGGGACAGTCCAGGGGTGGCCAGGATGCTGACGGGCAGGGGCAGGGCGGGGGTTCCCGCACACCCACAACCGGCGGAGACAAGACGGATGCCGCTGCCACGCAAAGCAGGCTTTCCGAGCAGAAGGCCGAACTGCGCAAGAGCGAGGAAAAACGCGATACGTTGAAGACGGATATCAAATCGCTGGAAGACAGCAGGTCGGTACTGGCGAAGGATGCCGAGGGCACTGACCCGAAATCGAGCAAGGCCGTGGAACTTGCCGAGCTGGACAAACGTCTGACCGCCCGTGCGGCGGAACTGAAAGCGCAGGAGGAAAAGATCGCAAGTCAGCAGACCCTGATTTCCAGCCTGCAGGCTTCGCTCGACGCGCTCGACAAGGGGCTCGGCAAGCTCACCGACGAGCAGCAGCAACAGGCCGCAAGCCTGCGCGACATGCAGATGAAGATGATCGACAAGGCGGAAGCCTATGAGAACGAACGCCGCACCCAGGCCGCCGAGCTCATCAAGATCAACGCGCTGCTCAAGGGAAAGCAGGCCGAGGACGACAAGATCAAGCTTGCGGTCCAATCCCTCAATGTCAGCATTACGGCGCTGAAACGCATGAAGGAAATCATTGAGGAAATCGCCTTCTTCTTCAAAAGCTTCGCCGACTTCATGCAGGCCGTGGCCGACGATGCCGCGCACCAGATCAAGGCGATCGACAATGTGGCCGAGCTGGAGGTCATTCGCAAGAACCGCCTCGCCCAGCTCGTCCGCTCCGTCAACGAGTTCTTCGTCAGGCAGACCGGCCAATGGTATGCGGTCGCGAGCGTCAGTGAAAGGTTCAACCGCAGCTTTGCGGATGGATGGTCGAAGCTCAACAAGCTGCAGGGGAAATATCTCACCGGCACTGACCTGACGAACTATCTGGCGGAAGCTTCGGAAAAGGTCTCGGTCATTGTCGCCGAACGCGAGGCCGCGGCGGAAGCAAAAATCGCGTCGTTGCAAGCCTATCGTCAGGATCTGAGCAAAACGGCCTGA
- the chrA gene encoding chromate efflux transporter: protein MKSSTEAIQGEAHTAPTGTPGEVFATFLKLGVTSFGGPIAHLGYFRDELVVRRKWIDEAGYADLVALCQFLPGPASSQVGFALGLLRAGPLGALAAWTAFTLPSAILLLLFAMVAASIEGPVGTGLLHGLKIVAVAVVAQAVWGMAKSLAPDRERASIALAGVICVVFLAGAFGQILALAVGAIAGLAFCRTDATGQAAHLAFRVPKSIGYIALAIFALLLAFLPVIAAMAGSQGLSLFDAFYRAGALVFGGGHVVLPLLQSEVVATGWVTKDAFIAGYGATQAVPGPLFTFAAYLGAVVGPQPNGIAGAAIALIAIFLPGMLLLVGALPFWEDFRRHLLAQAAMRGANAAVVGILGAALYDPVWTSAIFTQKDFALALIGFILLTVWKTPPWIVVVICAIGGVLLAFL, encoded by the coding sequence ATGAAGTCGTCAACGGAAGCCATTCAAGGTGAAGCCCACACCGCGCCAACGGGCACACCTGGCGAGGTTTTCGCGACCTTCCTGAAGCTCGGAGTCACTTCCTTTGGCGGTCCTATCGCCCATCTCGGTTATTTCCGCGATGAGCTGGTCGTCAGGCGCAAATGGATCGATGAGGCGGGTTACGCCGATCTTGTGGCGCTCTGTCAGTTTCTGCCAGGCCCTGCCTCCAGCCAGGTGGGGTTTGCGCTTGGGCTGCTGCGGGCAGGGCCGCTCGGCGCGCTGGCCGCCTGGACCGCGTTCACCCTGCCATCCGCCATTCTCCTGCTTCTCTTCGCCATGGTCGCCGCCTCCATTGAAGGACCGGTCGGCACCGGCCTGTTGCATGGCCTGAAGATCGTTGCCGTTGCCGTGGTAGCACAGGCGGTCTGGGGCATGGCAAAAAGCCTTGCGCCGGATCGTGAGCGCGCCAGCATTGCGCTGGCCGGCGTCATCTGCGTCGTGTTTCTCGCCGGCGCCTTCGGCCAGATACTGGCGCTTGCCGTCGGCGCCATCGCGGGCCTTGCCTTCTGCCGCACGGATGCAACAGGTCAGGCCGCCCATCTCGCATTCCGGGTGCCGAAAAGCATTGGATACATCGCGCTCGCCATTTTCGCGCTTCTGCTGGCTTTCCTGCCGGTTATCGCGGCAATGGCCGGATCGCAGGGCCTCTCCCTGTTCGATGCGTTTTATCGTGCCGGCGCGCTCGTCTTCGGCGGTGGCCATGTGGTGTTGCCCTTGCTGCAATCGGAAGTCGTCGCAACGGGCTGGGTCACGAAAGATGCATTTATCGCAGGTTATGGCGCGACCCAGGCTGTTCCCGGCCCGCTCTTCACCTTTGCGGCCTATCTTGGCGCGGTGGTGGGGCCGCAGCCGAACGGCATTGCGGGGGCAGCCATTGCCCTCATCGCGATCTTCCTGCCCGGCATGCTGCTGCTCGTCGGCGCGCTGCCATTCTGGGAAGATTTTCGCAGGCACCTTCTGGCGCAGGCCGCCATGCGTGGCGCCAATGCCGCCGTCGTCGGCATTCTCGGCGCAGCGCTTTATGATCCGGTATGGACAAGCGCCATCTTCACCCAGAAGGATTTCGCGCTTGCGCTCATCGGTTTCATCCTGTTGACGGTGTGGAAAACGCCGCCATGGATCGTGGTTGTCATCTGCGCAATCGGCGGCGTTCTGCTCGCTTTTTTATAA
- a CDS encoding LysR family transcriptional regulator has translation MVRQFLPLNGLRAFEASARHLSFTRAAIELCVTQAAVSQQVKGLEKRLGVSLFQRLPRGLKITAEGEALLPTVTSSFDQMATTLDRIEAGQVRELLFLGVVGTFAVGWLLPRLKAFQKQHPFIDVRVSTNNNRVDMAAEGLDFAIRFGQGSWHGTDAFRLFEAPLSPLCTPKLAETLKSPADLVEATLLRSYRSDEWATWFATAGVAPVAQVNAGIVFDTSLGMMEAALQGLGVALAPPSMFSRHLASGAIVQPFPITISLGSYWLTRLQSKPRTAAMQAFSDWIFANIDPTQDGL, from the coding sequence ATGGTTCGGCAATTTCTTCCCCTGAATGGCTTGAGGGCGTTTGAGGCCTCAGCCCGGCACCTCAGCTTCACCCGCGCGGCCATCGAACTGTGTGTGACGCAGGCGGCGGTGAGCCAGCAGGTGAAAGGGCTGGAAAAGCGGCTCGGGGTTTCGCTTTTCCAGCGGCTTCCAAGAGGTTTGAAAATCACCGCCGAAGGCGAGGCCCTGCTGCCGACGGTCACCAGTTCCTTTGACCAGATGGCGACCACGCTTGACAGGATAGAGGCAGGACAGGTGCGCGAGCTGCTGTTTCTGGGAGTTGTGGGAACCTTTGCAGTGGGCTGGCTGCTGCCCCGCCTGAAGGCGTTTCAAAAGCAGCATCCGTTCATCGATGTGCGGGTTTCCACCAACAACAACCGGGTGGACATGGCCGCCGAAGGGCTGGATTTTGCCATTCGCTTCGGTCAGGGCTCATGGCATGGCACGGATGCGTTCCGGCTTTTCGAAGCGCCCCTGTCACCTCTGTGTACGCCGAAACTGGCGGAAACGCTGAAGTCTCCCGCCGATCTCGTCGAGGCGACATTGCTGCGCAGCTACAGGTCTGACGAATGGGCGACGTGGTTTGCGACAGCTGGCGTGGCACCGGTGGCACAGGTGAACGCCGGGATCGTTTTCGACACCTCGCTCGGCATGATGGAGGCTGCACTGCAGGGGCTGGGGGTGGCGCTGGCTCCGCCCTCGATGTTTTCGCGGCACCTGGCATCCGGGGCGATCGTGCAGCCCTTTCCCATCACCATATCACTCGGCAGCTACTGGCTGACGCGGCTGCAATCAAAACCGCGGACGGCGGCCATGCAGGCCTTTTCCGACTGGATCTTCGCCAATATTGACCCGACGCAGGACGGCTTATAA
- a CDS encoding beta-lactamase, with product MKLNRRHVALTALLSAGLFTQALAADDARLKAIADAAIKPVMEKNGIPGLAVAISVGGENHIFTYGVMSKSTGQPVTPQTLFELGSISKTFTAALSTYAELNGQLSLSGKVGDYLPSLKGKPFGDVALMHLGTHTAGGFPIQVPENIKTEQQLLAYLKAWKPSYKAGTHRSYANPSIGMLGYVTAKAMGKGFDSAMQDTLFPALGLKNTFTTVPKAKMTDYAQGYKRTGEPARMTPAILSSEAYGVRSTADDMIRFVNANMGLEKLDGKIQQAIINTHTGYFSVGAMTQDMIWEQYAYPAALKTLTDANSGALLKTVPVSEISPPMKPRQDVFINKTGSTNGFGAYVAFIPEQKRGIVILANKNYPNEERVSAAYEILTALDRAE from the coding sequence ATGAAACTTAATCGCAGACATGTCGCACTGACCGCCTTGCTCTCGGCTGGCCTGTTTACGCAGGCACTCGCTGCTGATGATGCCAGGCTGAAGGCGATTGCGGATGCCGCGATCAAGCCGGTCATGGAGAAAAACGGCATTCCGGGTCTGGCCGTCGCCATCAGTGTCGGGGGTGAAAACCACATCTTCACCTATGGCGTCATGTCGAAAAGCACGGGCCAGCCGGTGACCCCGCAAACGCTTTTCGAACTCGGCTCCATCAGCAAGACATTCACGGCGGCACTCAGCACCTATGCGGAGTTGAATGGCCAGCTGTCGCTCTCCGGCAAGGTGGGTGACTATCTGCCGTCCCTGAAGGGCAAGCCCTTCGGCGATGTCGCCTTGATGCATCTTGGCACCCACACGGCCGGCGGCTTCCCCATTCAGGTGCCCGAGAATATCAAGACGGAGCAACAGCTGCTGGCCTATCTCAAGGCCTGGAAGCCGTCCTACAAGGCCGGAACCCATAGAAGTTATGCCAATCCCAGCATTGGAATGCTTGGATATGTCACTGCAAAGGCCATGGGCAAAGGTTTTGACAGCGCCATGCAGGACACGCTGTTTCCCGCGCTGGGATTGAAGAACACCTTCACGACCGTGCCTAAGGCGAAGATGACCGATTATGCGCAGGGCTATAAGAGAACCGGCGAGCCGGCCCGCATGACACCCGCCATTCTTTCTTCAGAGGCTTATGGCGTCAGATCGACAGCCGATGACATGATCCGTTTCGTCAATGCGAATATGGGTCTGGAAAAGCTGGACGGAAAAATCCAGCAGGCGATCATCAACACCCATACGGGATATTTCAGCGTCGGCGCCATGACGCAGGATATGATCTGGGAGCAATATGCGTACCCGGCCGCCCTGAAGACGCTCACTGACGCAAACTCCGGCGCCCTGCTCAAGACGGTGCCTGTCTCCGAAATCTCGCCGCCGATGAAACCCCGGCAGGATGTCTTCATCAACAAGACCGGCTCCACCAATGGTTTCGGCGCTTATGTCGCGTTCATACCTGAACAGAAACGGGGCATCGTCATTCTGGCCAATAAAAACTATCCCAATGAGGAGCGGGTTTCTGCGGCCTATGAGATTTTGACGGCGCTCGACAGGGCAGAATAA
- a CDS encoding pyrimidine utilization transport protein G, with the protein MSDTGGYFPRWRLKTEGRIMPDERLPAGQTAVLGLQHVVAMFGSTVLAPLIMGFDPNVSILFSGISTLIFFIAVGGRVPSYLGSSFAFIGPVLVATGAAAGAASPNIALALGGIIAAGVLYALIGVIVMIVGHNWIERLMPPVLTGAIVAAIGLVLAPIAIASASGTGPGNPDGDQLSRWIAILTVASVGAIAVYAPGMARRLPILIGGAIAYIAYLVLANGFDLGKPVDFAGVAAASWFGLPTFTAPEFSAPAIALIAPVVVILVAENLGHIKAIGAMTGRNLDPYLGRAFIGDGIATIFSGAFGGTGMTTYAENMGVMAITRIFSTLVFIVAAFVAIILGFSPKFGALIQTIPGPVIGGLSVVVFGLIAATAGRIWVENKVDFSEPRNLITVGIALVLGAGNFKLNVAGFTLDGIGTATIGAIAFYHLLGLARPAQDR; encoded by the coding sequence ATGAGCGATACGGGTGGCTATTTTCCGCGTTGGCGATTGAAAACCGAGGGGCGCATCATGCCGGATGAGCGGCTGCCGGCCGGGCAGACCGCGGTGCTCGGGTTGCAGCACGTCGTCGCGATGTTCGGCTCCACGGTTCTTGCGCCACTGATCATGGGCTTCGATCCGAATGTTTCCATCCTATTTTCAGGCATCTCGACGCTGATCTTCTTCATCGCCGTGGGCGGCCGGGTGCCGAGCTATCTCGGCTCATCTTTCGCATTTATCGGTCCCGTGCTTGTGGCGACCGGCGCGGCCGCGGGCGCTGCCAGCCCGAACATCGCGCTTGCACTGGGCGGCATCATTGCTGCCGGCGTGCTTTATGCGCTGATCGGCGTCATTGTCATGATCGTCGGCCATAATTGGATCGAGCGGCTGATGCCGCCCGTTCTGACCGGTGCGATCGTTGCCGCGATCGGTCTCGTACTTGCGCCCATCGCCATAGCCAGCGCCTCCGGCACGGGTCCGGGCAATCCCGATGGCGACCAGCTATCCCGCTGGATTGCGATTTTGACGGTCGCATCCGTCGGTGCAATTGCGGTTTATGCGCCGGGCATGGCGCGCCGGTTGCCCATCCTCATTGGCGGCGCGATTGCCTATATTGCCTATCTGGTTCTGGCCAATGGCTTCGACCTCGGCAAACCCGTCGATTTTGCGGGCGTTGCGGCGGCATCCTGGTTCGGACTGCCGACATTCACCGCGCCGGAATTCTCCGCGCCGGCCATTGCCCTGATCGCGCCGGTCGTTGTCATTCTGGTGGCCGAAAATCTTGGGCATATCAAGGCGATAGGGGCGATGACCGGTCGCAATCTCGACCCCTATCTCGGCCGCGCCTTCATCGGTGACGGCATCGCAACCATCTTTTCCGGCGCCTTCGGCGGAACGGGGATGACGACTTACGCGGAAAACATGGGTGTCATGGCGATCACGCGCATTTTTTCGACGCTTGTGTTCATCGTCGCCGCATTCGTCGCCATCATTCTCGGCTTCTCGCCAAAATTCGGCGCGCTCATCCAGACGATACCCGGACCCGTCATTGGCGGCCTGTCGGTCGTCGTCTTCGGCCTGATAGCGGCGACCGCCGGGCGCATATGGGTTGAAAACAAGGTCGATTTTTCCGAGCCCCGCAACCTCATCACCGTGGGTATCGCGCTGGTACTGGGTGCCGGAAACTTCAAGCTCAATGTCGCCGGCTTCACGCTGGATGGCATCGGCACGGCAACGATCGGCGCAATCGCCTTTTACCATCTGCTGGGTCTCGCAAGGCCGGCGCAGGACAGGTGA
- a CDS encoding siderophore-interacting protein: MSILADRSFRILTLADSRRIAPGMQRLRFTGNELHRFDTLKNLHVRLYFPRQNTIGGSRLSPENHGGTSGSEDAFNVRYYTIRTMDARSGWMDIDFVLHEDAGPGCAFALNGRPGSVCGMSGPCGLGMKPAKHYLLAGDETALPAIARICENLPADATGQVFIRAASCQYDIVAPPGMQIGWLPRSDVSAAEFVERVGDAAAETAASTDDYFLWLANPFSQWQEFRDRLSRLPKKRYLNACYWRDD, from the coding sequence ATGAGCATTCTTGCGGACAGGAGTTTTCGGATTCTGACATTGGCCGACAGTCGCCGCATCGCCCCCGGCATGCAGCGCCTGCGTTTTACGGGCAACGAGCTTCATCGTTTCGACACGCTGAAGAACCTCCATGTCAGGCTCTATTTTCCAAGGCAGAACACCATCGGAGGCAGCCGCCTCTCTCCCGAAAACCATGGCGGCACATCCGGGTCGGAGGACGCTTTTAATGTCCGTTATTATACGATCCGGACGATGGACGCCCGCAGCGGCTGGATGGACATTGATTTTGTCCTGCATGAGGATGCGGGACCGGGATGTGCCTTCGCACTCAACGGCCGCCCCGGTTCAGTTTGCGGCATGTCCGGTCCCTGCGGGTTGGGAATGAAGCCCGCGAAACACTATCTCCTGGCCGGGGATGAAACGGCCCTGCCAGCCATTGCCCGCATCTGCGAAAACCTGCCCGCGGACGCGACCGGTCAGGTCTTCATCCGCGCGGCAAGCTGCCAATATGACATCGTCGCGCCCCCCGGCATGCAGATAGGCTGGCTGCCGCGATCGGACGTGTCCGCTGCGGAGTTCGTTGAACGTGTTGGTGACGCAGCCGCGGAAACGGCCGCATCCACCGACGACTATTTCCTGTGGCTCGCCAATCCATTCTCACAATGGCAGGAATTCCGCGACAGGCTGTCGAGATTGCCCAAGAAACGCTATCTCAACGCCTGCTACTGGCGAGATGATTGA
- the fhuB gene encoding Fe(3+)-hydroxamate ABC transporter permease FhuB → MSRTENISTIVTASLAIICLGLTGLNLFLRMPEGTPLAALFFPDPDVTAQVLLHNTLLPRIAVALMTGAALGLVGAILQNILRNPLAEPATLGISAGSYLLLAIATLWFPQWMGAREWVAFAGAGLSLLAILALSWRNGLSPVTVTLAGMIVSLYCGAASAVLVLFNHDFLVSIFLWGAGYLDQQDWSAVSFLAPRLAVLVVAVTLLLRPLTIMALEDASARSLGLSLAAYRLLTLVAAAALTAVVTASVGIISFVGLAAPALARACGARRMAAQLGCSAALGALLLTLTDQIVLFFPVTYRLFPTAAVTALLGAPLMFALIRRLKMPTPPQPGAQTTPARLARPVPALLTLVAILCVAAFMALFVGKNTDGWFLSGLADPGILDWRWPRALAAFSGGAMLALAGAILQRVTGNAMASPEVLGVSSGAMLGVIAVLLTLAAPTRAAQIVAGAAGSLTVLLLMLTLSRKPGFSGDRLLLIGIALSSVSGFVMAVLMTSQDPRLGQLLAWLSGSTYAVEPGEAIIAMMLLFCGFVSTPFIRRWLELLPLGEDIARNAGVPLVASRNILYSLSAILTASATILVGPLSFAGLMGPHIARLAGFQRAGTQLPAAALIGGLILLVADWLGRSIIFPFQIPAGLLATVVGGPFFLVLMGKRA, encoded by the coding sequence ATGAGCAGGACGGAAAACATATCCACAATCGTGACCGCATCGCTCGCCATCATCTGCCTTGGCCTTACCGGCCTCAACCTGTTTCTGCGCATGCCTGAGGGAACGCCGCTTGCGGCCCTGTTTTTTCCCGATCCCGACGTTACAGCGCAGGTACTGCTTCACAATACATTGCTGCCGAGGATCGCCGTTGCGCTGATGACCGGAGCCGCACTCGGGCTTGTCGGGGCGATCCTCCAGAACATCCTGCGCAACCCTCTCGCCGAGCCGGCGACACTCGGCATTTCAGCCGGTTCCTATCTTCTGCTTGCCATTGCCACGCTCTGGTTTCCGCAATGGATGGGCGCACGGGAATGGGTCGCCTTTGCCGGAGCGGGGCTGTCGCTTCTGGCGATCCTGGCGCTTTCCTGGCGCAACGGCCTCTCGCCCGTCACGGTGACGCTGGCGGGCATGATCGTCAGCCTTTATTGCGGCGCGGCGAGCGCCGTTCTGGTGTTGTTCAATCACGATTTTCTCGTCAGCATCTTTTTGTGGGGCGCAGGATATCTCGACCAGCAGGACTGGAGCGCCGTGTCATTCCTGGCCCCGCGCCTCGCGGTGCTCGTCGTCGCCGTGACATTGCTGCTTCGGCCCCTGACAATAATGGCGCTGGAAGATGCGAGTGCCAGAAGTCTCGGCCTGTCGCTCGCCGCCTACCGGCTTCTGACGCTCGTGGCGGCGGCGGCACTGACGGCGGTGGTGACGGCCTCGGTTGGTATTATCAGCTTTGTCGGGCTGGCCGCACCCGCGCTTGCGCGTGCCTGCGGTGCAAGGCGAATGGCGGCGCAGCTTGGCTGTTCGGCAGCACTTGGCGCGCTGCTGCTGACCCTGACCGACCAGATCGTCCTGTTTTTTCCCGTTACCTACCGATTGTTCCCGACCGCCGCCGTCACCGCGCTTCTCGGGGCGCCCCTGATGTTTGCGCTGATCCGGCGGCTGAAAATGCCCACTCCGCCACAGCCGGGCGCCCAGACGACACCGGCGCGCCTTGCCCGGCCCGTCCCAGCCTTGCTCACCCTCGTCGCCATTCTCTGCGTGGCCGCCTTCATGGCCCTGTTCGTTGGAAAAAACACGGATGGCTGGTTTTTATCGGGGCTTGCCGATCCCGGTATTCTCGACTGGCGCTGGCCAAGGGCGCTGGCGGCCTTTAGCGGCGGCGCAATGCTGGCGCTCGCGGGCGCGATCCTGCAGCGTGTAACCGGCAACGCCATGGCATCGCCGGAAGTGCTGGGCGTGTCTTCCGGGGCAATGCTTGGCGTCATTGCCGTCCTTCTCACCCTTGCCGCACCCACCCGGGCCGCGCAGATTGTCGCAGGGGCTGCCGGTTCGCTGACAGTTCTGCTGCTGATGCTGACCCTCTCGCGCAAGCCCGGTTTTTCTGGCGACCGGCTGCTGCTGATCGGCATCGCCCTCAGTTCCGTCTCCGGCTTCGTCATGGCGGTGCTGATGACATCGCAGGATCCGAGGCTCGGCCAGCTTCTGGCCTGGCTCTCCGGCTCCACCTATGCGGTCGAACCCGGCGAGGCAATCATTGCGATGATGCTGCTTTTCTGCGGGTTCGTCTCGACGCCCTTCATCCGCCGCTGGCTGGAACTGCTGCCGCTTGGGGAAGACATTGCCCGGAACGCCGGCGTCCCGCTCGTGGCGAGCCGCAACATTCTCTATTCGCTTTCGGCCATTCTCACGGCAAGCGCCACAATTCTCGTCGGCCCCTTGAGTTTCGCCGGGCTGATGGGGCCTCACATTGCGCGTCTTGCGGGCTTTCAGCGCGCTGGCACCCAATTGCCGGCGGCAGCGCTGATCGGCGGCCTTATCCTTCTCGTCGCCGACTGGCTGGGGCGCAGCATTATTTTCCCCTTCCAGATACCCGCCGGCCTCCTTGCAACGGTGGTCGGCGGCCCGTTTTTTCTTGTACTCATGGGGAAACGCGCATGA